The Desulfobulbus propionicus DSM 2032 DNA segment AGTGCGATCCAATCGGGAAAAATATCGTGCGCGTTGAGCCCCTGGATGATGAACAAGGCCTCTTCCTTGGTGGACAGGCCAAGTTTACCTTTGATTTCCCCGACCTCGGTTTCCAGACCGGCCCAAACGGGAACATACTTGGCCAGTTCGATGCTGGCCAGCAGGTTGTCGGCATCGGGCATGTGCGAGGCGTCGATGGCGATTGAAGTGATGCCTGCCTCGAAGATGGTGGGGATTTCGACCGCCGCCACCGGCACATCCTCAGCCTTCTTGATGCCATAGTGATCGGCATGAATAGCCACCGGCACGGTAATGGCCAGCTCGTTGCACAGCGCGTCCACCTGACGGGCAATGTTCCAGTAGTTGACGGGGCAGTAGGCGTTAGCTCCGCCCTCGGATCGGGCAATCTCGATGATGATGGCCGCATGGGCCCGCTGCGCCGCCTGAAGGGCCCCACGGATAATCAAGTGATTTCGACCATTGGCGGCAATGGTCATCGCGCCACCCTTGGCCAGCATCGCGCGGTCGATCACCTTGCCGCTGACGATCAGGGCGCGTGAATGGGGAAACAGGGTGCGAATATTCGGCGGCCGGCCGATCTCCAGGGCTTTTTCAAAATCAGCTATATAGGACATGCGTTCCCTCCTATTGACAATGCATCTGGTTCAAGATTGGGCGTTTTTTCATTCATGCAAACAATACCGCTGCCACACATAAAGTAAACGAGTCCGGCGTGAGTCGGCAAGGACAAATCCATCGTGTTCCGGGGGGGCCTGTTGCTCGCCCTCACAGCGGGCCTCGTTGCTCGTCGCCCTCGCCTTCGGCGTCAAAACCGGCCGGCTTTGCCTCGGTTTTGGACGGAAAACCTGCCAAGGTCGTGCGGGCGAAGAGAACCACCGCGAGGATACTGATTTCGTAGAGCACGATCAACGGTCCGGCCATCAGCAGTTGGTTGACCACGTCCGGGGTGGGAGTCAGGATGGCGGCAAGGACAAAGGCTATCAAGAGCGCATACTTACGGTTCTTTTTCAAGAACGATCCGCTGACCACCCCAATCTTGCCGAGGAAGACCATGAACACCGGCAGCTCAAAAATAACGCCAAAGGCAAACAACAGGCGTAAAGCGAGAGAGAAATACTCGTCGACCGCCGGCATGGGTTCCAGAAAGGCGCTGGAATAGCCGAGCAGAAAGCGAAAAGCCGGGGGAAAGACGACAAAATAGCCGAAGGCTGCGCCGCCGACGAAACAGAGGGTGGAAATCACGGTAAAGGGCACCAGCACCAGCTTTTCGTGGCGATAGAGTCCCGGAGAGATAAATCGCCAAATTTGCGAGAAAATCACCGGGCTAGCCAGGAGAACGCCGCAAACCAGCGCGAGCTTTAGATAAAAAAAAACCCTTCCTGGTACGAGGTGAAGATCAGCGGTTTTCCCGGAGGCAGCACCTTGATCAGCGGGCGAAGAAACCAATCGGCCAACGGCCGGACAAAACTGTAGGCAGCGGCAAAACCGGCGCCCACCGCAGCCAAGGAAATCAGCAGACACGAACGCAACTCGGCCAGATGTTCGGTCAGGGTCTGCTGTTCGAATTGTTCCTGTGTTTCCACGTGCTCTATCCCAACTTCATGATTCAAAAAAATTTTTTCCTTTCTACCCCATCACGCCCTTAAAGTAAACCGATTATGGATAATGTTTGACTTCGGCTTCTCCTTGGGGCTACACTGTCTGATATGTCCAATAGATTGATTTGCAAGGGTTTTTACAACTATGAACATGGCTTCCATTCTTGTTGTCGATGACGAACTGAGCATGCGCGAGTTCCTCAAGATTCTTCTTGAAAAAGAAGGCTATCAGGTAGCGACGGCGGCCGATGGCCAAGCAGCTCTCGAGCGTGCGGAAAAAACCGCCTTTGACCTGGTGATCACCGACATTCGCATGCCCGGCATGAGCGGTTTGGACCTGTTGGCGCGACTCAAGCAACTGCAAGCGGATATCGGGGTGATCATGATTACCGCCTTCGCCTCGCCCGACGATGCGGTGACGGCCATGAAGAGCGGAGCCTTCGACTACATCACCAAACCCTTTAATGTCGACGAAATCAAGACGGTTATCCGGGCCGTGCTGAAAAAAAGGCCGCAGGTCGAAAGCAAAGCTTGCAGCGGCTTTCCCGAGATCATTGGTCAGAGTCCGGAGATGATGAAGATTTTCGACCTGATCACCAAGATCGCGCCGACACCCGCCAACGTGCTCATCTACGGGGAATCCGGGACCGGCAAGGAGCTGGTGGCCAAGGCTATCCACAATCGTTCTCGGGTGGCGAACAACCCCTTTGTGCCCATCACCTGCAGCGCCATTCCCGAAAGCCTGCTCGAAAGCGAGTTGTTCGGTCACGTCAAGGGTTCCTTTACCGGGGCAATTGCCGACAAGGCAGGGCTGTTTCAGCAGGCGGACGGTGGCACCGCCTTTCTTGACGAAATCGGCGAGCTGACGCCAATCATCCAGACCAAGCTCCTGCGTGTCCTCCAGGAGCGGGAATTCATGCCGGTGGGATCGACCAAAACCCGTCAGGTCAATGTGCGGATCATTGCCGCCACCAATCGCATCCTTGAACAGGAAATTATTTCCGGAAAATTCCGCGAGGATCTCTATTACCGTCTGGCCGTGGTTCCCATTCGGGTGCCGCCTCTGCGGGAGCGGCGCGGCGACGTCCCCCTGCTGGTCGATCACTTCCTGAAAAAATATTCGACCTTGCTGGGCAAGGAGATTCAAACCATCAGCTCCTACGGGATGGAGGTGCTGATGCAGTATGATTTTCCCGGCAATGTTCGCGAATTGGAAAACATTATCGAACGGGGCGTCGCGCTCGAATCCTCCAATATCATCCTCCCTGAAAGCCTGATCCTTTCTCTGCACCGCCAGGAAAAAAACAAACCGAAAACGGAAGGGGTTCCCCCACCGCTTTTTGTTGCCGCCCACAACGAAGAGGAACTTTTTGCCCAAGGGCTGGAAGAGATCCTGCAACGGGTGGAGAAGGAAATGATTCTCCATGCCCTGGCCAAGGCCGACAATTCAAAAATGCGGGCGGCTGATCTGCTGAAACTCAGTTTTCGCAGCCTGCGCTACAAGACCAAAAAACACGGTATCGACTGACGGATCTTTTGTCTGCCAGCCGCTGCCGGCGCAACCTCAACCACCGCCGCACGCCATGGTTCGTTTCATCTCCAGGATTTTTTCCCCGGTCACCAACAGCGAACAGGAAACCCGACGGCATATTCTGTTGTGGATACTGATCCGGGTCATGCTGTTCACCCTGCTCATCACCATTACCACCTACCTGCGGGAAAAAGGGCATCCCGTGATCCTGCCGCCAGCATCCGTGACCTCCCTGTTTCTCCTCGGGATTTACGGTTTTTCCATCACCTCCGCGCTGCTACTGCGGAAAGCGGGGTGGCCGGCACGGCACTTCGCCATCAGCCAGCTCTTTTGCGACACCGTTTTCTACGCTCTTGTTGTCTATAGCACGGGCTGCAGCCAATCCAACTTCACCGCCCTCCTCGTTCTACCGGTCATTGCCGGAGGGTTGCTCCTGTATCGAATCGGTGCCCTGTTCCTCGCCGCGACCGCTACCCTGCTTTACGGCGGATTGCTTGCCCTCGAATTCTTCGACAGGGTGCCAGGGTATTTTCTTGCGTCGGCCTATAGACCGCCCGCCACCATTCTGACCGGCATCAATCTTTTCGCCATCTACGGCCTGATCTTCTTTCTCGCTGCCCTGCTCAGCGGGCAACTGGCACGGCGGCTGAGCGCCACCGAGGAAAAATTGAGCCGGACATCCTTGGAATATGACCGGTTATCGATCCTC contains these protein-coding regions:
- a CDS encoding sigma-54-dependent transcriptional regulator; protein product: MASILVVDDELSMREFLKILLEKEGYQVATAADGQAALERAEKTAFDLVITDIRMPGMSGLDLLARLKQLQADIGVIMITAFASPDDAVTAMKSGAFDYITKPFNVDEIKTVIRAVLKKRPQVESKACSGFPEIIGQSPEMMKIFDLITKIAPTPANVLIYGESGTGKELVAKAIHNRSRVANNPFVPITCSAIPESLLESELFGHVKGSFTGAIADKAGLFQQADGGTAFLDEIGELTPIIQTKLLRVLQEREFMPVGSTKTRQVNVRIIAATNRILEQEIISGKFREDLYYRLAVVPIRVPPLRERRGDVPLLVDHFLKKYSTLLGKEIQTISSYGMEVLMQYDFPGNVRELENIIERGVALESSNIILPESLILSLHRQEKNKPKTEGVPPPLFVAAHNEEELFAQGLEEILQRVEKEMILHALAKADNSKMRAADLLKLSFRSLRYKTKKHGID